The Lemur catta isolate mLemCat1 chromosome X, mLemCat1.pri, whole genome shotgun sequence genome has a window encoding:
- the PSMD10 gene encoding 26S proteasome non-ATPase regulatory subunit 10 isoform X2, whose translation MEGCVSNLLVCNLAYSGKLEELKERILADKSLATRTDQDSRTALHWACSAGHTEIVEFLLQLGVPVNDKDDAGWSPLHIAASAGRDEIVKALLGKGAQVNAVNQNGCTPLHYAASKNRHEIAVMLLEGGANPDAKDHYEATAMHRAAAKDT comes from the exons ATGGAGGGGTGTGTGTCTAACCTATTGGTGTGTAACCTGGCCTATAGCGGGAAGCTAGAGGAGTTGAAGGAGAGGATCCTGGCCGATAAATCCCTGGCAACTAGAACTGACCAG GACAGCAGAACTGCCTTGCATTGGGCATGCTCAGCCGGACATACAGAAATTGTTGAATTCTTGTTGCAGCTTGGCGTGCCAGTGAATGATAAAGATGAT GCAGGTTGGTCTCCTCTTCATATTGCTGCTTCTGCTGGCCGGGATGAGATTGTAAAAGCCCTTCTGGGAAAAGGTGCTCAAGTGAATGCTGTCAATCAAAATGGCTGTACTCCCCTACATTATGCAGCTTCCAAAAACAGGCATGAG atTGCTGTCATGTTACTGGAAGGCGGCGCTAATCCAGATGCTAAGGACCATTATGAGGCTACAGCAATGCACCGGGCAGCAGCCAAGG